Part of the Phragmites australis chromosome 23, lpPhrAust1.1, whole genome shotgun sequence genome is shown below.
TTGCTAAGCATAGGGCGCCATGACCTGGAGGACTTGCTGTGGCGGTGCAAGGCGAAGCACAACGACAAGGCTGTGGAAATCACCACCACGCTAGAGCGCTGCGGCCATAGCTTCCTATGGGTCCTGCGGGGCCCGCCAACTGTCGAGTCGGGCGCCGGTGCTCTGGACAGGGCGGAACATTCGACGGACACGAACTTGGACAAGCTGCTCGCAGAGGACCTCGGCAACGACATGGTGGGGCGCGTGTATGTGTTCCAGACAAGGGACATCAGAGTGCATAGCGAGCATGACATCAAAGTGCACAACGATATCAACACGGTGGACGAAGCGTCCAACGGCATGGGGTGCAGCGCCAGCCTGATCACCTTCGACCTCGCCAACTAGGACGTTTCATGGGACCCTGGTGGCGTGACGACAGCGTCTTGGGGGCAAGCTTCATTTCAAGGGAAGAGGAATGTTAGGCCCGAGCGGCTGTGCTAGCTCCAGGCTGGTGCATGGCCAGGTCATCGGTACAAAAGGGCAAGCAACTACATCCAGAGGGGTCATGGAACAAACAATACACAGAACCACTTCCTTTTTCTCCTAGCTTCTTCCTTCTCAGctgtctctccctctctgtatTGCTCATCTCCTACCTctagtcttcttcttcctctagatCCTCCCCTTTAGTTCCTTCCCCTAgcaaggttgctaacaattttGCGGCGATTCTTTGCGTGGATATATCAGTAAGGATTAGGGACAAAGAGGAAAAGGTTCGATTTTTTCTTTGAGGAGTTATTACTTGTGACCTTTAGGATGCCATTCTAGGATTTTAGCTTTGAATGCCGTGTTTGATTGAAGTCCTGCTCCCATGGGAGTGTCCAGTTGCTCACACCGGGACTATTTTTGCAGGTACGGGTCTTGCgatagattttttcttaaaCTTTGGCTCTTGCTTTGGCGTGGTATAAGACGGTATTAAACTCTTTCACATGATAGAGGATGGCTGCGTAGCTTTTGCGGTCCGTGTTTTATGGGTGATTTGGGCTTTTATATAAGATTATCTTTTCTAAGGTAGGGCAAATTCAATTTTAAGCCACTCAGCCAGTTTTCAGGTTCATGTGTGCAATTTGTGAACAAAATTAAGATAGATATTTAGAAAGGAAAGCAATTCCAGTCCTATGGGTTAATTTTGAAATGATATTACAGAAATTACCATATGCATTGCGCAAGTGCAGTTGAGTTTGCCACTTTAGCAAACAACAACACACTAATACAGAATGCACTGCACATTTCTGCCACCTAAGTTTCTGAATTTTTTGATGCTCTAGTGTAGATGCCGTGTATCATTAGGTCAACAGCAATGCCATGTATAATTTGGTCAACAACAATGCCATGTATAATTTGCTCAACAGAGGTGCCATGTATAATTTGGTCAACAGCGATTCCATATCCTTGTCCCCCTTGTGACCAGAATATATATGAAGCGAGTATTACAAAACGTAGGAATGCCCAATTCAATTCGTTTGGGATTTCAGTCGTATTTTGTTTATTTGGTTGTCTCAGTAATTCTTGAATGCCTGGTAATCAATCTGTTCAAGGCAGATTAACTTGAGTAGTCCTTTTTGTTAGTAGATTGGTTGATTGTTCTCTGATCCTAAATGTCCTGAACATTGTGTCCATATTTAAGTTTCTATGCTTTTTCTTTGATATGTATGGACTTGTTGGATACGACTAGAAAAACACAAAAAGTCATGTCCATATTGTATTGTACTGGTATTGGCATGCCAGTATTGGTTAAACCATGTCCGTATTTCCTGTCATATGTATGGTTTCATAGTACACCTGTTATCTACTTATCTTCAGTACTCTAGTGTTTATCTGTTACTTCCTGTTTCTTTACACAGCTTCAATCCTAGAATTTTCTTGAAGCCCCTCGCATTCATTtactctgaagtctgaacatcCTTTATGTACAAACTTTACATTTTGTAACTGAGGAATTTGATGGCATTTTGCAGGCCAATCACCTGACCATATATCAGTTGATTCAGCTCCAAAAAAGTCTAGTACTTCATCACGAGGTAGACAGCATAATTTCTCATCATCTACATGTAAAGATTTTCTCCGGAAGTTTGTGGACAACAAACTTCTGACTTCGAGCCTAGAGGATTGGTTCTCTGGTCACAGTGAAGATTATGGTTTCAGGAAGCCGGCATTTGATGTCCCTTTTGACCTTACTGAATTACAGAATTTTGATTATGCTCTGGAGGGTGTTACTTTTCAGCAGCTAGTACGGATGCCAAATGCTCTTTATGCATCAACATCAGATGTTTTTGAAGCTACTGCATACCTTGCTTTGGAGGATTTCCTACATGCAGGTATTAAGGGATTTTGGGAAACTTTCTGGGGTCCTGATGAAGCAATGCCTTGCTCAGTTGCCTGTATACACAGCACAAGCTCCAAGTTCTATCCTGCTGAGAAGGCTATTAGCAGTGGGAAACTCGATGGTGTTTGTGCAACAGCTGTCCTGCTGAAGAATTTAAAGCATTCTCAAGGAAGATGGGATCATATTGTTGTATTGGCTTTGTTGAGACCTGATATTGGAATGGTTTCTGCACAAGGTGACCACGAGCCATCTCCTGGTATCTTGGGGGAGGCACTGTTCTTTGCCTTGCGTGTTCTACTATCTCGAAGCCTTAGCAGATCCTCCACCGTTCTTCGAAATTCAGATTGTGTTTACTTGCTTCTTGTTGATTCACAGTTTGGAGGAGTGGTCAAGGTCCAAGGTGATCTGAACAAGCTGGATTTCGATCTGAACAATGTTTATGACTGTGCTGCTGAATGGATAAAGAAACATGCCAAAATTACAGTTTCTTCCATAGATCGAGTGTGGAACAAACTTGGGAATGCTAACTGGGGAGACATTGGGACCCTTCAAGTTCTCCTTACAATTTTCCATTCAATGATCCAGTTTTGTGGAGAACCTAAGTATTCTCTTGATGAACTAGCAACGGAACATAGTTCCCGACTAAAAAGTCGCAGATCAGAAAGACATTTGGTCGACAGACAAGCTAATGGAAATGGTTTATTTCGATTCCAACAACAAAGTCATTCGCCTGAAATTGTTGAAGTACAGGAGGAAGCAGCTGTTGATGTGAAACCACAAGAAACCTTGAAGCTTGAAATAGGATCTGTTGTATTGATGGAGGATGCTTACTGCCAAAAGGGTTTCCAAATCAATGACACTCTAACTTACAGTGATCCTCCTATTTATACTTCTACTCCTGTAGAAGAGCCTACCAAAACCTATTTGTTCTATGTAGGCTCCAGCCCTTCTCATTTGGAGCCGGCATGGGAGGATATGAATTCCTGGTACCAAGTACAAAGGCAGACAAAAGTACTGACTTTGATGAAACAGAGTGGCATCTCAAGCAGATATATACCACAGATGGTAGCTTCTGGACAC
Proteins encoded:
- the LOC133906208 gene encoding uncharacterized protein LOC133906208, which encodes MEGQSPDHISVDSAPKKSSTSSRGRQHNFSSSTCKDFLRKFVDNKLLTSSLEDWFSGHSEDYGFRKPAFDVPFDLTELQNFDYALEGVTFQQLVRMPNALYASTSDVFEATAYLALEDFLHAGIKGFWETFWGPDEAMPCSVACIHSTSSKFYPAEKAISSGKLDGVCATAVLLKNLKHSQGRWDHIVVLALLRPDIGMVSAQGDHEPSPGILGEALFFALRVLLSRSLSRSSTVLRNSDCVYLLLVDSQFGGVVKVQGDLNKLDFDLNNVYDCAAEWIKKHAKITVSSIDRVWNKLGNANWGDIGTLQVLLTIFHSMIQFCGEPKYSLDELATEHSSRLKSRRSERHLVDRQANGNGLFRFQQQSHSPEIVEVQEEAAVDVKPQETLKLEIGSVVLMEDAYCQKGFQINDTLTYSDPPIYTSTPVEEPTKTYLFYVGSSPSHLEPAWEDMNSWYQVQRQTKVLTLMKQSGISSRYIPQMVASGHVVHPGPCNKPNSSGNCGHPWCSTPILVTSPVGETISNLIRNGLFGVEEALRCCHDCLSALAAASSSGIRHGDFRPENVIRTSNGSRHPYFVLIGWGHAILEDRDRPVMNLFFSSTFALQEGKLCAASDAESLIYLLFFCCGGVCPELDSVESALQWRETSWSRRVIQQKLGDVSAVLKAFADYVDSLCGTPYPMDYEIWLRRLRRTINEDHGKEIDTSS